In Lodderomyces elongisporus chromosome 1, complete sequence, a genomic segment contains:
- the DCR2 gene encoding Phosphatase dcr2 (BUSCO:EOG09260K29) has translation MLPKRFLRGFLYLFVFLGVATTLLLIANKHQIIEINEYIPFDYFSSAAPSFFQPPSNSFIIDIAIRECYIVNYKNPNCGKPEPSAGKFGDLSSYGSSWVRVKKDLGLGKLWFHKKILSLKKLEHKEFQNLIRENIIDDTVVIDIVVGDAKADANIPGNVHRLPQKIIDKFNKDKDVENLKYDAKLQSEFKQDEGKIIENEITEKYNEEDPKKEDGKNTQNDQNKPKLKEVKGTNVDENGKRKRERKTKRNDDKSHNFDTSGVMNQLDIPTMEQVKEQGWVYKFNGVWIQYGSHNNEQAINGIDLLFGPEAVDPRPNWELIQQPIQDISISTELAPHLTFRRGPKLDYKKKYNTPLKINGDQFKILQVADLHFSTGYGKCLEPQPPSSAIGCKADSRTLKFINHVLDVEKPDMVVLTGDQVFGSTSPDSETSAFKALSPYIERKIPFAIVMGNHDAEGSLGAKEMMGLYANMPYSVAAMGPEEIDGFGNYVVSVQGKTSTSVALSFYFVDSHAYSSNPKVYPGYDWIKPNQLMYMKEEGAALRDGIAEFEKETVKEVDQETKKEKKKNRTHLSMAFFHIPIPEFKNFNQPMTGEHREGVTAPRYNTGARDVFQELGVKAIGIGHDHCNDYCLMDQKQSQLQSRQEKREGDSGDAGDAGDNKIWLCYGGGVGLGGYGGYGGYIRRLRVFALDTAKGEIKTWKRTEAEPEKIIDEQILVTGGNVVNW, from the coding sequence ATGCTACCTAAACGGTTTCTTCGGGGGTTTCTCTACTTATTCGTGTTTTTGGGTGTTGCTACAACATTGCTACTCATTGCAAACAAGCACCAAATCATCGAGATTAATGAATATATACCATTTGATTACTTTTCAAGCGCTGCCCCATCATTCTTCCAGCCCCCTTCTAACTCATTCATTATTGATATAGCAATAAGAGAATGCTACATTGTGAATTACAAAAACCCAAACTGTGGCAAACCCGAACCCAGCGCTGGTAAATTTGGGGATTTGTCCTCATATGGAAGTTCTTGGGTGAGGGTAAAGAAGGACTTGGGATTGGGCAAATTATGGTTCCACAAAAAAATCTTATCTTTAAAGAAGCTTGAGCACAAggaatttcaaaatttaaTTAGAGAAAATATTATCGATGATACTGTTgttattgatattgttgttggcgATGCAAAGGCCGATGCCAATATCCCTGGAAATGTTCACCGTTTGCCCCAAAAAATTATCGATAAGTTCAATAAGGATAAGGAtgttgaaaatttgaaatatgATGCCAAACTTCAACTGGAGTTTAAACAAGACGAGGGCAAGATTATTGAGAATGAAATTACTGAAAAGTATAATGAAGAGgatccaaaaaaagaagatggaAAAAACACCCAGAATGATCAGAACAAAcccaaattgaaagaagtGAAAGGTACcaatgttgatgaaaatggaaaaagaaaaagagaaagaaaaaccaaaagaaatgatGACAAGTCACACAATTTCGATACTAGTGGGGTAATGAATCAACTTGATATTCCAACGATGGAACAGGTTAAAGAACAAGGCTGGGTTTACAAGTTCAATGGAGTATGGATTCAATATGGAAGCCACAATAACGAACAAGCAATTAACGGAATTGATTTGTTATTTGGCCCAGAAGCCGTTGACCCTCGACCAAACTGGGAACTAATCCAACAACCAATCCAAGACATATCCATTTCAACAGAGCTTGCGCCACATCTTACATTTAGACGTGGACCTAAACTTGattacaaaaagaaatacaacACACCATTGAAAATTAATGGTGATCAGTTCAAAATACTTCAAGTGGCAGACCTCCACTTCTCAACCGGGTACGGAAAGTGTCTTGAACCTCAACCACCAAGCTCGGCAATTGGGTGCAAAGCTGATTCAAGGACCTTAAAGTTTATCAACCATGTACTTGATGTTGAAAAGCCTGATATGGTGGTATTGACTGGTGACCAAGTTTTCGGTTCGACATCTCCTGATTCTGAAACATCCGCTTTCAAAGCATTGAGTCCATATATCGAGCGAAAAATACCATTTGCTATAGTCATGGGAAACCATGATGCCGAAGGATCATTAGGAGCCAAAGAAATGATGGGGCTTTACGCCAACATGCCATACAGTGTTGCCGCCATGGGTCCAGAGGAGATTGATGGATTCGGTAACTATGTTGTATCCGTGCAAGGTAAAACTCTGACATCCGTAGCGTTGTCGTTTTACTTTGTTGACTCTCACGCATATAGTTCAAACCCCAAAGTATACCCTGGTTATGACTGGATCAAGCCTAATCAATTGATGTACATGAAAGAGGAAGGCGCAGCGTTGAGGGATGGAATTGCAGAGTTTGAGAAGGAAACCGTGAAGGAAGTAGATCAAGAgacgaaaaaagaaaagaagaaaaatcgGACACATTTATCAATGGCCTTTTTCCATATCCCGATACCCGAATTTAAAAACTTTAACCAGCCCATGACTGGCGAGCACCGCGAGGGGGTAACGGCACCGCGCTATAATACAGGTGCAAGAGATGTTTTCCAAGAACTTGGCGTTAAAGCGATTGGTATTGGCCATGATCATTGCAATGACTATTGTCTTATGGACCAAAAGCAACTGCAGTTGCAGTCGAGGCAAGAAAAGCGAGAGGGAGATTCTGGTGATGCTGGTGATGCTGGTGATAACAAGATTTGGTTATGCTATGGGGGTGGTGTTGGTTTAGGAGGTTATGGAGGCTATGGTGGCTACATTCGAAGACTTAGAGTGTTTGCATTAGACACTGCAAAGGGTGAGATTAAGACGTGGAAGAGAACCGAAGCTGAGCCTGAGAAAATAATCGACGAGCAGATATTAGTGACTGGTGGTAATGTAGTCAATTGGTAG
- the STE11 gene encoding ATP binding, whose protein sequence is MSHQIEALERQYSFGSTTNTSTAANNKTDVKELKAWLTKSNCQHLLSRFLDNGITMDLLPELDTNSLKELGIERLGDRLRLEIAIATLKTERLKHYIDVNELYRKLNLELTVSASGSAVGGNANGIGGNGSSRGVDSPGDGTLIQSATPKRNASFSSTSLNDSSKNITFILQDGSLKKVNVTGCFNAQAIKKKVLKKLGFKKEDAQFDTYIHSTHNIEYRNIYANFEPAVVMLYDVELVTICYSPDRMEKHRLILVPRNESPTQTAIDTSLAIMRKYDKLAISGTGAGVSGAAAGATVGSTSADQSRIGTPNSEAPAATMAQHKPNVQRRNLRNFFGQRPPSELISSNLAEYFPDTRQRDLEQTVKNSVRHSVRLSRRFNLPPGAFTSGAGGLPSSRFSMMSGSTGAASQRALSISSGGNASSGIGIDPIRRGQRTVGDVMMSNVNAIDEAVNSSDTMSIFSKPSSVGHNHITSDVPSSSSSPRLGLQSQSNGPRGLGGVSALPPVANVAASSTPAAALAFDAKSFVSNKSIGSGTTLRRISILASNSDNQAANNRHSTIELLEASDSEDEEDDYDAYYNGSGDVSQAFSVESDNNVPDNWLKGAKIGSGSFGTVYLGMNPYTGELMAVKQIPLHPAAEAGASAGTTPNNVDGSPRSPNKPGRYTKQIAFQNDPLQKKVMEEQEREMMLLKELNHENIVRYFGSKTDDKYLNIFLEYVPGGSVQTMLNSYGPFEEPLIRNFIRQVLIGLSYLHGEDIIHRDIKGANILIDIKGTVKIGDFGISKKVSTIDEEDEDFKRTGKRASLQGSVFWMAPEVVKQTTYTKKADIWSVGCLIVEMFTGKHPFPNLSQMQALFKIGNHVSPESPEWCTIEAKRFLEKTFELHYDRRPDAIELLADPFLNALIMSKQ, encoded by the coding sequence ATGTCACATCAAATCGAAGCGCTCGAGCGCCAGTATAGTTTCGGGagcaccaccaacaccagcacCGCTGCTAATAATAAAACAGATGTCAAGGAGCTCAAAGCATGGCTCACAAAATCCAACTGCCAGCATTTGCTTCTGCGATTTCTTGACAACGGAATCACTATGGATTTACTTCCAGAACTAGACACCAATAGCCTTAAGGAATTGGGAATCGAACGACTAGGGGATCGACTTCGTTTGGaaattgcaattgcaactttaaaaacagaaaggttGAAGCACTATATTGATGTTAATGAATTGTATCGGAAACTTAATCTTGAGCTTACGGTGTCAGCTTCTGGGAGTGCTGTTGGAGGTAATGCCAATGGTATTGGAGGGAACGGTTCTAGTAGAGGTGTGGATTCTCCAGGGGATGGGACATTAATCCAGTCAGCAACGCCAAAGAGGAATGCAAGCTTTAGCAGCACATCATTGAATGACTCAAGCAAAAACATCACATTTATATTACAAGATGgaagtttgaaaaaagtcAATGTTACGGGATGTTTCAATGCCCAGGccataaagaaaaaagtattgAAGAAATTAGGGTTCAAAAAGGAGGATGCACAGTTTGATACTTATATTCATTCGACTCACAACATAGAGTACAGAAACATATATGCCAATTTTGAACCTGCAGTGGTTATGCTATACGATGTTGAATTGGTGACGATTTGTTACTCCCCCGATAGAATGGAAAAGCACAGATTGATATTAGTTCCAAGAAATGAAAGTCCTACGCAAACAGCGATAGATACATCTTTGGCAATAATGAGAAAATACGACAAACTAGCAATATCTGGTACAGGTGCTGGTGTATCTGGTGCTGCAGCTGGTGCCACAGTTGGCTCGACATCTGCAGACCAGCTGCGAATTGGAACGCCTAATTCTGAAGCTCCAGCTGCAACAATGGCACAACACAAGCCCAATGTTCAAAGGAGAAACTTGCGAAATTTCTTTGGTCAACGGCCTCCTAGTGAGTTGATTTCGTCGAATTTAGCTGAATACTTTCCTGATACGAGACAAAGAGATTTGGAACAAACTGTTAAAAATTCAGTAAGACACAGTGTAAGATTGAGCAGACGCTTTAATTTACCTCCAGGAGCCTTTACctctggtgctggtggatTGCCACTGAGTAGATTCTCCATGATGAGTGGCTCAACGGGGGCAGCTTCTCAAAGGGCTTTGAGTATTTCGTCTGGTGGAAATGCTTCTAGTGGTATAGGTATTGACCCGATTCGACGAGGCCAGCGGACTGTGGGGGACGTAATGATGAGCAATGTTAATGCCATTGACGAGGCTGTCAACTCACTGGATACAATGAGTATTTTTAGTAAGCCTTCGTCTGTTGGTCACAATCATATCACTTCCGATGTTCCTTCGTCTTCATCGTCACCGCGTTTGGGAttacaactgcaactgaaTGGCCCAAGAGGTTTAGGAGGTGTTTCCGCCCTTCCCCCTGTTGCTAATGTGGCAGCTTCCTCTACACCTGCCGCTGCCCTTGCATTTGATGCAAAATCATTTGTCAGCAACAAGAGTATTGGAAGCGGGACTACGCTTAGACGTATATCTATATTAGCCAGCAATAGCGACAACCAGGCAGCAAATAACAGACATTCCACCATTGAACTACTTGAAGCCAGCGATTCtgaggatgaagaagacgaTTATGATGCATACTACAATGGGCTGGGAGATGTCTCACAAGCATTTAGTGTCGAATCGGATAACAATGTGCCAGATAATTGGTTGAAAGGTGCCAAGATTGGTTCAGGAAGTTTTGGTACTGTGTATCTTGGTATGAATCCATACACTGGTGAATTGATGGCCGTGAAACAGATACCTTTGCATCCAGCAGCAGAGGCTGGTGCAAGTGCAGGTACCACGCCCAATAATGTTGATGGATCTCCAAGGTCACCAAATAAACCTGGTCGGTATACGAAACAAATAGCATTTCAGAATGACCCTCTTCAAAAGAAAGTGATGGAGGAGCAAGAGCGGGAAATGATGCTAttaaaagaattgaatCACGAAAATATCGTACGGTACTTTGGAAGCAAAACCGATGATAAATATTTGAACATCTTTCTTGAGTATGTCCCAGGTGGCTCAGTGCAAACAATGCTTAACTCGTATGGTCCTTTTGAAGAGCCATTGATTAGAAACTTTATCCGTCAAGTATTGATTGGGTTGAGCTACTTGCATGGCGAGGATATTATCCACAGAGATATCAAAGGTGCCAATATTTTGATTGACATTAAAGGTACAGTAAAGATTGGAGACTTTGGAATTTCTAAAAAAGTCAGCACGATTGAtgaggaagatgaagacTTTAAGAGAACAGGGAAACGTGCCTCGCTCCAAGGATCGGTATTCTGGATGGCACCTGAAGTAGTGAAACAAACCACGTACACCAAAAAAGCAGATATCTGGTCTGTTGGTTGTTTGATTGTAGAGATGTTTACTGGTAAGCATCCCTTCCCCAACTTGAGTCAAATGCAAGCGTTATTCAAGATTGGAAACCACGTGTCTCCAGAGTCACCTGAGTGGTGCACTATAGAGGCCAAGCGGTTTTTGGAGAAAACATTTGAGTTGCATTACGACAGAAGACCAGATGCTATTGAATTACTCGCTGATCCATTTTTGAATGCCTTGATTATGTCGAAACAATAG
- the YIM1 gene encoding zinc ion binding — protein MSFTSESLKYKGYAYKNSYTPLKIVDETIHLSKTPQGEFIAPPGQILLKINYASLNPVDYKLYHLKPFFLGWFNDKQGFGRDFSGEVISIGENTSTKVKVGDFVQGIYTPILGKGTTAQYLLLDPKHSPITTKPTNIDLAQAAAWPLVLGTAYQLSEGLNYKDSKVLVLGAGTSVGRNVVQLASLGGAREVVTTNSERNSKLIEELGATSQIDYRKHPNFLIPVLDSVKQTGKFDYIIDTYGGTQLFPEINNIINKNGYYRTIVGDVGGHNFATVIGAIKTKFRQISSSLGLLDYHYELKLLQEMTGWIEPARDLVQDGKVKIFIDNIYPFDELKQAVERLESGKAEGKVLVEVAKPAN, from the coding sequence ATGTCATTTACTTCTGAATCACTTAAATATAAAGGTTATGCTTATAAGAATAGCTACACACCATTGAAAATAGTTGACGAGACTATTCATCTCTCCAAAACACCCCAAGGTGAGTTTATTGCTCCACCTGGACAAATCCTTCTCAAAATCAATTATGCCTCTTTAAACCCAGTAGACTACAAACTATACCATCTCAAACCATTTTTCTTAGGCTGGTTCAATGACAAACAAGGTTTTGGTAGAGATTTTAGTGGAGAAGTCATCTCCATTGGTGAAAACACTAGCACCAAGGTCAAAGTTGGTGATTTTGTCCAAGGTATATACACACCGATTTTGGGAAAAGGAACAACTGCACAATACTTGTTATTGGACCCAAAACACTCACCAATCACAACCAAGCCCACAAACATCGATTTGGCACAAGCAGCAGCATGGCCCTTGGTATTGGGCACTGCATACCAATTGAGTGAAGGTTTAAATTACAAAGACTCCAAAGTGTTGGTATTGGGAGCAGGCACCTCTGTTGGCAGGAATGTGGTGCAATTAGCCAGTCTCGGCGGTGCAAGAGAAGTGGTTACCACAAACTCGGAGAGAAACAGCAAACTAATTGAAGAATTGGGGGCTACAAGCCAAATCGATTACCGCAAGCACCCAAATTTCCTTATCCCCGTGTTGGACAGCGTGAAGCAAACTGGTAAATTCGATTACATCATTGATACTTATGGCGGAACACAATTATTCCCCGAGATTAACAACataatcaacaaaaacGGTTACTACAGAACAATTGTAGGAGATGTTGGCGGTCATAATTTTGCCACCGTTATTGGTGCAATCAAAACCAAGTTTAGACAGATTAGCTCTAGTTTAGGACTCCTTGATTATCATTATgagttgaaattgttgcaaGAAATGACTGGATGGATTGAGCCGGCAAGGGATTTGGTCCAAGACGGGAAAGTGAAAATCTTTATTGACAACATCTACCCATTCGACGAATTAAAACAAGCAGTCGAAAGATTGGAGAGCGGAAAGGCTGAAGGTAAGGTGTTGGTTGAAGTTGCCAAACCAGCAAACTAG
- the GNA1 gene encoding Glucosamine-phosphate N-acetyltransferase-like protein — MTQEQTPATTLPEGYTFRALEASDYANDYLETLKVLTTVGDISESSFIKLIQHWQTYSSIYHPHVITNPQGKVVATGMLLVELKAIHECGKVGHIEDISVASTEQGKKLGNYMVCTLSRLAKEQGCYKVILDCGEHNVGFYEKCGYKQAGVEMAQRF, encoded by the coding sequence ATGACGCAAGAACAAACACCAGCCACCACACTTCCTGAGGGTTACACATTCCGCGCTCTAGAAGCAAGCGACTACGCAAATGATTACTTAGAGACATTGAAAGTGCTAACTACAGTAGGAGACATTTCAGAATCATCGTTTATTAAACTTATACAACATTGGCAAACCTACTCAAGCATATATCACCCGCATGTCATCACAAACCCTCAAGGTAAAGTTGTCGCTACTGGGATGCTCCTAGTGGAATTAAAGGCCATCCATGAATGTGGCAAAGTAGGACATATCGAAGACATATCCGTTGCGCTGACTGAGCAAGGCAAGAAATTGGGCAACTATATGGTTTGCACTTTAAGTAGATTGGCCAAAGAACAAGGTTGTTACAAGGTCATTTTGGATTGCGGTGAGCATAATGTTGGATTTTATGAAAAATGTGGGTACAAACAAGCAGGTGTGGAAATGGCACAACGGTTCTGA
- a CDS encoding uncharacterized protein (CAZy:GH47) produces MLHRLIHSHLFLCTYVLSIQIVAATAAAAATTNAYSRFNSSFTPDHLRYLKNETKALFQHAWSSYINYGFPADEVRPLTCEPYGPDYKDVTNTVRNDAMANISSTMLDNLDTLIIMGQWDELESALKYLKTNQKEFFNQDTIVQVFEATIRFLGGLLSTHLILTDVIKVDALSSSASTTKARSAPPPPLPPTSLNRLREISANYDGFLLGMAHDLGLRLIPSYRTRTNIPVPRINLAKGLKDVPPPLQKDACTSGVTTPVLEFTLLSRLTGDYQFEYYSQLAFWKIWSSKSQLNLLPMTIDPFSNQWKDSITGIGASIDSFYEYAAKSAILFDDDHMWSVFKTSYQALLTHSAQSDEGSMIFPNINNQDGVLFSDWIDSLSAFWSGLQVLTGQLTDAIKTHVVYLKIWDHFDSIPERWIYSHRNSKKNRRKIYRAEDSIELEWYPLRPEFIESTYYLYRATRDPMYLHIGERILYLFQNTYKAPCGFSGFQDVRTGQKQNRMETFVLGETLKYLYLLFDVEDEAILHNKVLMRGKNWIFSTEAHPLWYHKNLYNRSAQGFLGAAGEESKINPAIIRNTTIVKPELFEIPDGGSNALAHVTKKDPYGSRFDTCQLNPLGKAPNSFLESSFYNWDHLFKADYTFQNSLKKPRHVTRTNLDGSYIELSRSFYDKFTMFQTPLICPRMPTTHVYEIFWGDIKEATRSEVSLLKVSDDATENKIIYNDDLWVPNLSGLRIQFEELKVDDIDAKNKVITIDYLHLLLHGSNSTQPVDTGLKGLRVRRVNGVDVKLGAAVWTLPFQVNEKDKDTVQVTEGGRVVLEGKIVENLMVWYG; encoded by the coding sequence atgcTACACAGGCTCATTCATAGCCATTTGTTTCTATGTACATATGTGCTAAGTATTCAAATAGTAGCTGCAACGGCAGCGGCAGCGGCCACGACAAATGCATATTCAAGGTTCAATTCCTCATTCACACCTGATCATCTAAGGTATCTCAAGAATGAAACCAAAGCGTTATTTCAACACGCTTGGTCCTCTTACATTAATTATGGATTTCCAGCAGACGAAGTACGACCGTTGACTTGTGAGCCGTATGGTCCAGATTACAAAGATGTGACGAACACAGTTAGAAATGATGCAATGGCCAATATTTCGCTGACAATGCTCGATAATCTTGATACACTAATCATTATGGGGCAATGGGATGAACTTGAGAGTGCATTGAAGTATTTAAAGACTaaccaaaaagaattttttAATCAAGACACAATTGTCCAAGTTTTTGAAGCAACGATTCGATTCTTGGGAGGCTTGCTCAGCACTCATTTGATTCTCACAGATGTCATAAAAGTCGATGCTTTATCATcttcagcatcaacaacaaaagcaagGTCTgcgccaccaccaccactaccgcCTACATCTTTAAACAGACTTCGAGAAATTTCCGCAAACTACGATGGTTTCTTACTAGGCATGGCCCATGATTTGGGGTTACGATTAATCCCGTCATATCGGACAAGAACCAATATTCCAGTTCCGCGTATCAATTTGGCTAAGGGATTAAAAGATGTTCCTCCGCCATTACAAAAAGATGCATGCACTTCGGGAGTCACCACTCCGGTTTTGGAATTCACGTTGCTTTCAAGGCTTACTGGTGATTATCAATTCGAGTACTATTCCCAGCTAGCATTCTGGAAAATCTGGTCTTCCAAACTGCAGCTTAATTTATTACCCATGACAATTGACCCCTTTTCAAACCAATGGAAGGACTCAATCACTGGTATAGGTGCGTCGATTGACTCGTTTTATGAATATGCTGCGAAGAGTGCAATATTGTTTGACGACGATCATATGTGGtctgttttcaaaacatcATATCAAGCATTGCTTACACATCTGGCACAGTCCGACGAAGGAAGTATGATTTTTCCCAACATCAATAATCAAGATGGTGTATTATTCAGTGATTGGATTGACTCGTTGAGTGCATTTTGGTCAGGATTACAGGTATTGACGGGGCAGCTTACCGATGCAATCAAAACACACGTCGTGTATCTAAAGATCTGGGATCATTTCGACTCTATACCAGAGAGATGGATTTATTCGCATCGCAAtagcaaaaagaataggAGAAAAATATACAGAGCCGAAGATTCAATTGAGCTTGAGTGGTACCCATTGAGACCTGAGTTTATTGAAAGCACATATTATTTGTATCGAGCCACTCGAGACCCAATGTATTTACATATTGGTGAGCGcattctttatttgtttcaaaaCACATACAAAGCACCCTGTGGTTTTAGTGGATTTCAGGATGTGAGGACGggacaaaaacaaaatcgaATGGAGACATTTGTTTTGGGAGAGACCTTGAAGTACCTCTATCTCTTATTTGacgttgaagatgaagcaATTTTGCACAATAAAGTATTGATGCGTGGCAAGAATTGGATTTTCTCTACTGAGGCGCATCCATTATGGTACCACAAGAATCTCTATAATAGATCAGCTCAAGGTTTTTTGGGTGCTGCAGGtgaagaaagcaaaataaatCCGGCAATAATACGAAACACAACTATTGTTAAACCCGAGTTGTTTGAGATTCCAGACGGGGGACTGAATGCACTTGCGCATGTTACCAAAAAAGATCCGTACGGGTCCAGATTTGATACTTGTCAATTGAATCCATTGGGAAAAGCGCCAAACTCGTTTCTCGAGTCGAGTTTTTATAATTGGGATCATTTATTTAAAGCAGATTATACATTTCAAAACTCATTAAAAAAACCTAGACATGTTACTAGGACCAATTTGGATGGCAGTTATATCGAATTGAGTCGCTCGTTTTACGACAAGTTTACCATGTTTCAAACTCCATTAATTTGCCCTAGAATGCCAACAACTCATGTGTATGAAATATTCTGGGGAGATATAAAGGAGGCAACGAGACTGGAAGTCTCATTGCTTAAAGTAAGCGATGACGCAACTGAAAATAAGATAATATATAATGACGATCTTTGGGTTCCCAATCTTCTGGGGTTGAGAATCCAATTCGAAGAGTTAAAAGTTGATGACATTGATGCTAAGAACAAAGTGATAACTATTGACTACTTGCATTTACTACTACATGGTCTGAATAGTACGCAGCCTGTAGATACCGGTTTAAAGGGGTTACGAGTGAGAAGAGTGAATGGAGTTGACGTAAAATTAGGAGCAGCCGTATGGACATTACCTTTTCAAGTCAATGAAAAGGACAAGGATACAGTGCAGGTCACCGAGGGAGGGAGAGTGGTTCTTGAAGGCAAAATTGTGGAGAATTTGATGGTGTGGTATGGATAG